One Aegilops tauschii subsp. strangulata cultivar AL8/78 chromosome 7, Aet v6.0, whole genome shotgun sequence genomic window carries:
- the LOC109731997 gene encoding uncharacterized protein, protein MPSWNDEESSDEDINMVSMDPQLFETPDSVVEPSFCDSYTESEPTCMMHHQRPKKMVAFEGALTGRRFLGFPVQQDVGVNCGVVEWVDGPWPEILQRCLTRICDLYHEQNLGRVNHKQAHEKRGGQATEGN, encoded by the exons ATGCCATCTTGGAATGACGAGGAGAGCTCGGACGAGGACATCAACATGGTTTCAATGGATCCTCAGCTCTTT GAAACCCCTGACAGTGTGGTGGAACCATCTTTCTGTGATTCTTACACTGAATCTGAGCCGACGTGCATGATGCATCATCAGAGGCCGAAGAAGATGGTGGCTTTTGAAGGTGCTTTGACTGGGAGGCGATTCCTGGGTTTTCCTGTGCAGCAG GATGTAGGTGTGAACTGTGGGGTTGTGGAGTGGGTGGATGGTCCTTGGCCAGAGATTCTACAAAGGTGCCTAACAAGGATTTGCGACTTGTACCATGAGCAGAACTTGGGGAGGGTGAATCACAAACAAGCCCATGAGAAAAGAGGTGGCCAAGCTACAGAAGGAAATTGA